In Miscanthus floridulus cultivar M001 chromosome 8, ASM1932011v1, whole genome shotgun sequence, the sequence AGTAATTATTTGCCGACGGCCTACCATTGCCGAGGGCCGACTCTCGGCAAacctttctttgccgagagcccgacatttggctctcggcaaagacgctGGCTCTTGGCAACGGGCCTGTTTCCGGTAGTGGCTACTGATGCTGTATGAGCCCAACCGCGTAATGTGATTCGAGAAAGAATTAGTTAATTAACTTAAGATGCTGGGTTGGTTTGGTGACATATAACATAAAATGCTGCATGTGCCCTTGTTAATTGCAAAGCAACTGCATGATAATGTGATTCGAAAAAAGAAGCCCAGCTGCGTAATGGCCTAATGGGTAGGTGACCATTATAATGTATGCTTGCGCGGGAGCTTTAATTTCCGTGGTCGAATCAATGCCTTGTGCACATACAACAACTAATCAACGTCGTCCTCGTTAATGGCCGACAGCACGCACAGCATGACCTTTTCTCATTGACCAGGGCGTGGGCGGGAGCAGAAAAAGATAAGGCTAGCCTCCCCGCGTTATATTTGGACACGCGCGAACAAATTAAGCACCCAGTGCAATAGATGGAGTCTCCAATGGAGAATGCAGTTGTTAGAAATGTTGTAGCGTCGCTAGCTGCAGTAGTTGCGACGCTACTGATGATGATGCTCCCGTCACTCGGTGGCGCGGCGGCACCAGCTGCGGCAGCCACCGGCACCGGCGAAGGGGCGCCAGGGAGGAGCAACGACGACTGCACCAGGAGCTGCGGCAACATCAGCATCCCATACCCGTTCGGCATCGAGCCCGGCTGCTACCACGCCTCCTGGTTCAACCTCACCTGCAACCACTCCGACCAGCCGGCGAAGCTGTTCCTCGGCGACGGCACCGTGCAGGTGATGGAGATCTCCGTCCCCAACGGCACGGTACGCATCAACAGCACCCGCTTGCTGTACACGGTCGACGTGGGGGTGAGCACCGCGAGCGGGACGTGGGGCAAAGGCCTCCCACGCGGCGGGCCGTTCTTCCTGTCGGAGTCGAGGAGTAGCGTGGCGTTGGTCGGCTGCGGCGCGCAGGTGGAGGTCCGAGGGGGAGACCACAACAGCCTGGTCGCGTCTTGCGCCGCTGTCtgcccgctcgacggcggcgggaGGATAGTGGTCGACACCAGCAGTGCCTGCACAGGCGTCGGCTGCTGCCAGGCCAACATCGTCCTGGGCTACGATTTCTACAGCATCCAGATCCACAAGCTCAACGGGTCGGTCTATGCTCTTCCAGCCTCTGTGTACTTCGTTGACCAGGGTTTCAGACATACCGAGGACATGAGTGCAGTTTACGGCCACTTCCCTGAGTCGCTCCCGGCCACGCTAGGGTGGGTGACCAGTAACTACACGTGCGCCTCTCCGTATAGAAACCTTAACCCTTACGACAGCCCCAGCTCTAGCGAATGCTTCGTCGGCAACCACAGTGTTTGCGTAGAAGGACCTTACAATGTTGCTGATCGTGGGAGTCGGTGCGGCTGCGAGGTTGGTTATCAAGGCAACCCTTACTTCCCAGATGGATGCCAAGGTATAtcatctactctactctactctctctctctctctctccagttgTAAGCCGTTCTAATTTTTTTAGCTATATTATTTTTTATACACTTATATATAgattatgtctaaatacataatgaaaactatatatctagaaaaaacaTTATTTAAAATGGAGGGACTACTTTACTATCTATTTATTCATTATTCATGCGTCTGCACAGGCTGTTCGATCTGTACTTAATCAGTGACTTTAATTTTGTTCTATCTTAGATATCGACGAAGGTACTTCTCCGGACATCTACCCATGTTATGGCGACTGAAAGAATATCCCAGGGGATTTTATTTGCCTCTGCCCTCATGGCTATTATGGAAATGCTTCTTTCCAAANNNNNNNNNNNNNNNNNNNNNNNNNNNNNNNNNNNNNNNNNNNNNNNNNNNNNNNNNNNNNNNNNNNNNNNNNNNNNNNNNNNNNNNNNNNNNNNNNNNNACAGAGTCAAGCACCCATAGCTAGCTAGATAAAAAAATATGCAACCTAGcacaataagatgacttctaatccacacaacgatacatgtccatatccgatacacaaagagtcaaatagtagcattatttcacaatttagagttttgagcgactctcaaactttccacgtagcgaagactaacactcatcgaataggacatgaaACGCAGCTGATGACCATGGCgtcaaaaagtt encodes:
- the LOC136476773 gene encoding wall-associated receptor kinase 2-like; translated protein: MESPMENAVVRNVVASLAAVVATLLMMMLPSLGGAAAPAAAATGTGEGAPGRSNDDCTRSCGNISIPYPFGIEPGCYHASWFNLTCNHSDQPAKLFLGDGTVQVMEISVPNGTVRINSTRLLYTVDVGVSTASGTWGKGLPRGGPFFLSESRSSVALVGCGAQVEVRGGDHNSLVASCAAVCPLDGGGRIVVDTSSACTGVGCCQANIVLGYDFYSIQIHKLNGSVYALPASVYFVDQGFRHTEDMSAVYGHFPESLPATLGWVTSNYTCASPYRNLNPYDSPSSSECFVGNHSVCVEGPYNVADRGSRCGCEVGYQGNPYFPDGCQDIDEGTSPDIYPCYGD